In Trichoplusia ni isolate ovarian cell line Hi5 chromosome 7, tn1, whole genome shotgun sequence, a single genomic region encodes these proteins:
- the LOC113496091 gene encoding uncharacterized protein LOC113496091, with protein sequence MTMKRGSKNKTRKEKKGPKPPRPKALRKTHEELARIMFGEEPEFQGMGYYVQDNTALLDLPYVGINDINRDPRDLEVLPSTSQPPIPPIPSLFRALPIHNQSGKLVLRGYFNEDDALCFQSMYPTNDEQLILWFFQYLAFKDLNSDFNWMISCLVPKYGDE encoded by the exons atgacaatgAAGAGGGGGTCCAAAAACAAGACAAGGAAGGAGAAAAAAGGCCCGAAGCCTCCCAGGCCAAAAGCACTGAGGAAGACTCATGAGGAGCTTGCGCGTATCATGTTTGGAGAGGAACCCGAATTTCAAG GCATGGGCTATTACGTACAAGACAACACTGCTCTATTAGATCTCCCCTATGTGGgaattaatgatataaatagaGATCCAAGAGACCTCGAAGTCCTGCCTTCTACAAGTCAACCACCTATTCCACCGATCCCCTCCCTATTCCGGGCGCTGCCGATACATAATCAAAGTGGGAAGCTGGTACTGCGAGGATATTTTAACGAAGATGATGCACTATGTTTCCAAAGTATGTATCCTACCAATGATGAGCAATTAATCCTATGGTTTTTCCAGTATCTTGCGTTTAAAGATCTGAATTCCGATTTTAATTGGATGATAAGCTGCTTAGTGCCAAAGTATGGTGATGAGTAA
- the LOC113495736 gene encoding uncharacterized protein LOC113495736 translates to MLLYIFCLCCILQPLFHVFGKREVLQRFVVEEGAKPAIFGSYSYDPVKQVFVPPPQDNNTLDDDIPSQFQNGSIKSTAAGDQQPTPNPEDTTPGGELRANNNSINLVYRKHVTPVTQKNTAWWMRPKLPFNNLTANIHKINNKL, encoded by the exons ATGCTTCTTTATATCTTTTGCTTGTGCTGTATTCTACAGCCTTTGTTCca TGTGTTTGGAAAAAGAGAGGTGCTACAACGTTTTGTAGTAGAAGAAGGGGCTAAACC ggcCATTTTCGGATCATACAGCTATGACCCCGTTAAACAAGTGTTCGTACCGCCACCTCAGGACAACAACACTCTAGACGACGATATACCAAGTCAATTCCAGAATGGATCGATAAAGTCAACGGCTGCCGGCGATCAACAGCCGACGCCAAATCCGGAGGACACAACGCCTGGAGGTGAGCTAAGAGCGAACAACAACTCCATCAACCTCGTGTACCGCAAACACGTGACACCAGTCACACAAAAGAATACAGCGTGGTGGATGAGACCAAAATTACCGTTTAATAACTTGACTGctaacatacataaaataaataacaaactgtAA